The proteins below are encoded in one region of Scatophagus argus isolate fScaArg1 chromosome 24, fScaArg1.pri, whole genome shotgun sequence:
- the LOC124055387 gene encoding fidgetin-like has translation MISSSSVYGLKMQWTPEHSQWAEQHFDISSTTRSPAHKAEAYRAVPGHLQRSATYQYAWANDDISALTASNLLKKYAEKYSGILEMPGTYSEAPGIPGVMNGRKGESEPWQDGVYPMSCIPEGVSVRKGGVAAASEVVSGMCSSPGLASSTLSEPSYSSSSCGSHSATALHSSSMPSQEYGPAYSSSYLHSSYSSQSAPAPALPSPLHSSGLLQPPPPPPSHPTLVPAYNGGSPNLSSYNYPPAGYPAQSSVGPGYSPGGAPPPSSYLPSGIAAPTPLPPSSSLPGYPYQSHNLTPIAPTPLNSSSSNSLKRKAFYMTGQGEIDSAYGNFGYGQARSSAESPMYRITDSSNANGGSSNNGGGGGFDRSAEKSSLPFNPQKQSAMSSEQQQRKYSSQATGGPLTPPSYVSSTLGGSRSADSLVSFTSPSLSEQGADDHRLHLSHSAPGPTSSSSTSSSRPAEEQLKTSDPHLLDMVTSEIVQQGPPVDWSDIAGLEMAKATLKEEVLWPILRPDMFSSLGPAPRCVLLFGPRGSGRTLLGRCLASQLGAPFLQLSGSTLATKWLADGEKIIRASFLVARCRQPSVLFISEVDMLLSAHISEESPINRLKGELLAQLDSLLLGSGEDGGNQVLVVCSTSRPQDMDEGLRRYFARRVLVPLPDSTARHQIVNQLLAQSQHKYCLSEEDLALLVQRTEGFSGLDLARLCQEALVGLLHVSAQGMDMTGMMPRGQVRPLTYQDLESVFCKFQASISQKEIDTYTEWNKMFGCSQ, from the coding sequence gCTTAAAGATGCAGTGGACCCCAGAGCACAGCCAGTGGGCCGAACAGCATTTCGACATCTCCTCCACTACGCGCTCGCCAGCCCACAAGGCTGAGGCCTACCGGGCCGTACCTGGCCACCTGCAGCGCTCAGCCACTTACCAGTACGCCTGGGCCAATGACGACATCTCAGCTCTGACGGCCTCCAACCTACTCAAGAAGTATGCTGAGAAGTATTCCGGCATTCTGGAGATGCCAGGCACCTATTCTGAGGCCCCCGGGATCCCAGGGGTGATGAACGGCCGGAAAGGTGAATCAGAACCCTGGCAGGATGGCGTCTATCCCATGAGCTGCATCCCAGAGGGGGTTTCTGTCAGAAAGGGAGGGGTAGCTGCAGCTTCAGAGGTAGTATCTGGCATGTGCAGCTCCCCAGGTCTTGCCTCCAGCACCCTGAGTGAGCCCAGCtactccagcagcagctgtgggagCCACTCTGCCACCgccctccactcctcctccatGCCCTCTCAGGAATACGGCCCTGCATACAGCAGCTCCTATCTGCACAGTAGTTACAGCTCCCAGTCTGCCCCCGCCCCAGCACTCCCTTCACCACTGCACAGCTCTGGGCTCCTGCAGCCGCCACCTCCACCGCCCTCCCACCCCACTTTAGTCCCAGCTTACAACGGAGGCTCCCCCAACTTGTCTAGTTATAATTACCCCCCAGCAGGCTACCCAGCTCAGAGCTCAGTTGGGCCAGGATACAGCCCTGGGGGAGCACCCCCTCCTTCTTCATACCTTCCCTCAGGCATCGCTGCACCTACACCCCTTcccccctcttcttctttaCCTGGATACCCATACCAGAGCCACAACCTGACCCCAATTGCCCCCACTCCTCTAAACAGTAGCTCCTCCAACTCACTGAAGAGGAAAGCCTTCTACATGACAGGCCAAGGAGAGATAGACTCCGCTTATGGTAACTTTGGCTATGGCCAGGCTCGGAGCTCGGCTGAGAGCCCCATGTACAGAATAACAGACAGCAGTAATGCAAACGGAGGCTCCAGCAacaatggtggtggtggtggatttGACAGAAGTGCTGAAAAGTCATCTTTACCTTTTAATCCTCAGAAGCAGTCCGCAATgtcctcagagcagcagcagaggaagtaTAGCAGCCAGGCAACAGGTGGACCACTGACTCCACCATCCTATGTGTCCTCCACCCTGGGGGGTTCCCGCTCAGCAGATTCCCTTGTCAGCTTCACCTCCCCTTCCCTCAGTGAGCAAGGTGCTGATGATCACCGTCTACACCTCTCTCACTCAGCGCCAGGGCctacctcctcctcatccacttcctcctcccGGCCTGCCGAAGAGCAGCTAAAAACTAGTGACCCTCACCTCCTTGACATGGTTACCTCTGAAATCGTTCAGCAAGGGCCCCCGGTGGATTGGAGTGACATTGCAGGACTAGAAATGGCCAAGGCGACCCTGAAGGAGGAGGTCCTGTGGCCCATTCTGCGGCCAGACATGTTCAGCAGTTTGGGACCAGCCCCAcgttgtgtgctgctgtttggtcCGAGAGGCAGTGGCAGGACGTTGCTGGGTCGCTGCCTGGCCAGCCAGCTGGGTGCACCATTTCTCCAGCTCAGTGGTTCAACATTGGCCACAAAGTGGCTGGCAGATGGAGAAAAAATTATCCGAGCGTCCTTCCTGGTGGCACGCTGCCGGCAGCCCTCAGTACTGTTCATTAGCGAGGTGGACATGTTGCTGTCAGCCCATATCAGTGAAGAGAGTCCCATCAATCGCCTGAAAGGAGAGCTACTAGCCCAGTTGGACTCGCTTCTCTTGGGCTCAGGCGAGGACGGAGGCAACCAAGTGTTGGTGGTTTGCTCCACAAGCAGACCCCAGGACATGGACGAAGGGCTGCGCAGGTACTTTGCTAGGAGGGTCCTCGTACCCTTGCCAGACAGCACAGCCCGACACCAGATCGTGAACCAGCTCTTGGCTCAATCTCAGCACAAATACTGCTTGAGCGAGGAGGATCTGGCGCTGTTGGTCCAGCGTACGGAGGGTTTCTCTGGACTGGACCTGGCCAGACTCTGCCAGGAGGCTCTCGTTGGTCTGTTACATGTCTCTGCACAGGGCATGGACATGACGGGTATGATGCCCAGAGGACAGGTCAGACCCCTCACCTACCAGGACTTGGAGAGTGTCTTTTGTAAATTCCAAGCCAGTATATCGCAGAAAGAGATTGACACGTACACTGAGTGGAACAAAATGTTCGGCTGCAGccagtga